The Oxobacter pfennigii genome has a window encoding:
- a CDS encoding type II toxin-antitoxin system death-on-curing family toxin translates to MISVTGGLKGIRSIELLNSAVENSKATFNGVDLYSTIEEKCASICYSIVNNHPFIDGNKRTGCIQCLFY, encoded by the coding sequence ATGATAAGTGTTACTGGAGGATTAAAGGGAATTAGGAGCATAGAACTACTAAATTCGGCTGTTGAAAATTCAAAAGCTACATTTAATGGAGTAGATTTGTACTCCACAATTGAAGAAAAGTGTGCAAGCATATGTTATAGCATAGTAAATAATCACCCCTTTATAGATGGCAACAAAAGAACTGGATGTATACAATGCTTGTTTTATTAG
- a CDS encoding FMN-dependent NADH-azoreductase, whose amino-acid sequence MSKVLYIKANAKPEGASRTFKISDSFIEAYKESHPDDEVITLDLYKENIGFLSEDDIAHHNVEPGAHRDHPVLKYAYQFLEADKYVFSAPFWNLSFPAILKAYLDYVMVSGITFKYTSQGPVGLCHGKKAIHFVTRGGEYSEPPLSNFEMGDRYLRIILGFLGIQDFKTFAVERIDRSATDTAILVAEKSQEASELAIDF is encoded by the coding sequence ATGAGCAAAGTTCTTTACATCAAAGCAAATGCCAAGCCGGAAGGTGCATCAAGGACTTTCAAAATTTCAGACAGTTTTATCGAAGCATATAAGGAGAGCCATCCTGACGACGAAGTAATAACTCTTGATTTATATAAGGAAAACATCGGATTTTTATCTGAGGATGATATAGCCCATCATAATGTGGAACCGGGAGCCCACAGGGACCATCCGGTTTTAAAGTATGCTTATCAATTCCTTGAGGCTGACAAATATGTATTTTCAGCACCTTTCTGGAATTTGAGCTTCCCTGCCATACTTAAGGCTTACCTTGATTATGTAATGGTAAGCGGCATTACATTCAAGTATACTTCCCAGGGCCCTGTGGGCTTGTGCCATGGGAAAAAGGCTATACATTTTGTTACCAGAGGCGGCGAATATTCAGAGCCACCGCTTTCAAACTTTGAAATGGGAGACAGATATTTGAGGATTATCTTAGGCTTCCTTGGGATACAGGACTTTAAAACCTTTGCGGTTGAAAGAATAGACCGCAGCGCTACAGATACTGCAATCCTTGTTGCAGAAAAAAGCCAAGAAGCCAGTGAATTAGCGATTGACTTTTAA
- a CDS encoding ASKHA domain-containing protein encodes MRTFQITVKKDGGPRVIYANEGDNLLKVMIKEGIYVQTPCGGKGICGKCKVIFHKGAKEPANTDIKHLSEDEISRGMRLACGVIVDEPMDIEVPTVASAINVLTTGSEDMDIQVSPFVIKKYLNLTPPSIHDQRSDIRRIQDGLGITSLSARSKLMREMHDVLIKSDYKVTVSVYKGELLNIEAGDASDKSYGIAVDIGTTTVASYLIDLTSGKVIDVESGVNAQRPYGADVISRINYTIQQKDGLTTLRDAIVNQLGGMLIKLCERNNMETKHVYNVTVVGNTTMTHLFLGVPCESIAVSPYIPVVTDLVEVPGREMNMPIDGYVSVLPGVASYVGSDITAGILACGMHKSEKYSLLLDLGTNGEMAVGNKDGIVSCATAAGPAFEGATIKWGIGGVKGAVSKIDLSQDKIYSTIGDAKPIGICGSGVLDAVSEFVKYEIINKTGRMYKPEELDLPDSLKNRITTTDSGKQFTIEGDVVFTQKDVREVQLAKAAVSAGMKILVKEAGIEFKDVETIYVAGGFGNFMNIESALNIGLLPKELAGKVKSIGNSAGTGSKMCLLSESAIGELEKISNSTKYVELSGRPDFEGLFVDSMVF; translated from the coding sequence ATGAGAACTTTTCAAATTACAGTGAAAAAAGACGGAGGGCCAAGAGTTATTTATGCCAATGAAGGGGATAACCTTCTTAAGGTAATGATCAAAGAAGGTATATATGTTCAGACACCCTGCGGCGGTAAAGGCATTTGCGGAAAGTGCAAGGTCATATTCCACAAGGGAGCAAAGGAGCCTGCGAATACCGATATAAAGCACTTGAGTGAAGATGAGATTTCTAGGGGGATGAGGCTTGCCTGCGGTGTAATAGTAGATGAGCCAATGGATATTGAAGTTCCTACAGTTGCAAGCGCAATTAATGTACTTACGACAGGTAGTGAAGATATGGATATCCAGGTAAGCCCCTTTGTAATAAAGAAATATCTGAATCTTACTCCCCCATCAATCCATGACCAGAGAAGCGATATAAGAAGAATTCAGGACGGGTTGGGAATTACTAGCTTATCTGCCAGAAGTAAATTGATGAGAGAAATGCATGATGTGCTTATAAAGAGCGATTATAAAGTAACTGTAAGTGTTTACAAAGGTGAGCTTTTGAATATTGAAGCAGGAGATGCATCGGATAAATCCTATGGCATAGCAGTTGATATTGGTACTACAACGGTAGCTTCCTATTTGATAGACCTTACTTCCGGAAAGGTCATAGACGTTGAATCAGGTGTTAACGCCCAAAGACCCTATGGTGCCGATGTTATTTCTAGGATTAACTATACCATACAGCAAAAAGACGGACTTACAACATTAAGGGATGCTATTGTAAACCAGTTAGGCGGGATGCTTATAAAGCTTTGTGAAAGAAATAATATGGAAACTAAGCATGTATATAATGTCACTGTCGTTGGAAATACAACCATGACTCACTTATTCTTAGGAGTGCCCTGCGAAAGTATTGCCGTTTCCCCATATATTCCGGTTGTAACTGACCTCGTTGAGGTGCCGGGAAGGGAAATGAACATGCCTATCGACGGTTACGTTTCAGTCCTTCCAGGAGTAGCAAGCTATGTGGGAAGCGACATAACTGCCGGAATACTTGCCTGCGGCATGCACAAGTCAGAAAAATATTCACTACTTTTAGACCTTGGCACAAACGGAGAAATGGCTGTAGGAAACAAAGACGGCATTGTATCCTGTGCAACGGCAGCAGGCCCGGCATTTGAAGGAGCTACAATTAAATGGGGAATAGGCGGTGTCAAAGGAGCAGTATCAAAGATAGACCTGTCCCAGGACAAAATATATTCAACAATAGGGGATGCGAAGCCCATAGGTATTTGCGGTTCGGGAGTTCTTGATGCCGTATCTGAATTTGTGAAGTATGAGATAATAAATAAGACGGGCAGAATGTATAAGCCGGAAGAATTGGACCTTCCGGATTCATTAAAGAACAGGATAACCACAACCGACAGCGGAAAGCAATTTACCATAGAAGGTGATGTTGTATTTACCCAGAAAGATGTAAGAGAGGTACAGCTTGCCAAGGCTGCCGTAAGTGCGGGAATGAAGATTCTCGTTAAAGAAGCAGGCATCGAATTTAAAGATGTAGAAACCATTTATGTTGCCGGAGGCTTCGGCAATTTCATGAATATAGAAAGCGCATTAAACATCGGACTTTTACCGAAGGAGCTTGCAGGCAAGGTTAAATCCATCGGCAATTCCGCAGGTACCGGCTCGAAGATGTGCCTTCTTTCCGAATCAGCGATCGGTGAATTAGAAAAAATATCAAACTCCACTAAATACGTTGAATTATCGGGAAGGCCAGACTTCGAGGGACTGTTTGTTGATTCAATGGTATTCTAA
- a CDS encoding winged helix-turn-helix transcriptional regulator has product MRDQCEQYDVCPMVLVQNLVSGKWKLLILWYLSYSTLRFSDIKNRFKNITQKMLTQQLRSLEENKLIFRKVYPVVPPKVEYGLTDIGKKLIPVLKMMHGFGAEYLKSGIVSDQLAEEEGKD; this is encoded by the coding sequence ATGAGAGATCAGTGTGAACAATATGATGTATGCCCTATGGTTTTGGTCCAAAACCTGGTATCGGGCAAATGGAAATTATTGATACTCTGGTATTTAAGTTACAGCACCTTAAGATTCAGCGATATAAAAAACAGATTTAAAAATATAACGCAAAAAATGCTGACTCAGCAGTTAAGGAGCCTAGAAGAAAATAAGCTGATATTCAGAAAGGTTTATCCTGTAGTACCGCCAAAAGTTGAATATGGGCTGACTGATATAGGGAAGAAACTGATTCCTGTATTGAAAATGATGCATGGCTTTGGGGCAGAATATCTGAAATCCGGCATTGTATCAGACCAGCTTGCAGAAGAAGAGGGAAAAGATTAA
- a CDS encoding type II toxin-antitoxin system prevent-host-death family antitoxin, whose translation MLVNTENMIPISEANQNFSKIAKIVDKDKSVVIMKNNKPKYILLDFEEFIKAAISDEEQLSAIADRILESNLEAFRELAK comes from the coding sequence GTGTTAGTAAATACCGAGAATATGATACCTATATCAGAAGCAAATCAAAATTTCTCTAAAATTGCTAAAATTGTAGATAAAGATAAGTCTGTTGTTATAATGAAGAACAATAAGCCTAAGTATATACTTTTAGACTTTGAAGAATTTATCAAAGCGGCTATTTCAGATGAAGAACAGTTGAGTGCAATAGCCGATAGAATACTTGAAAGTAATTTAGAGGCATTCAGGGAACTTGCTAAATGA